In Candidatus Rhabdochlamydia sp. T3358, the genomic stretch TTAATCATTAATGAAGTAGGAGAAATCCTCGCTTTTCAACTAACTCCTGGAAATGCATCGGATGTTTCTGTAGCTGAGGTTTTGTCACAGGGAATCACCGGAAACCTCTATGGAGATAAAGGGTATATTTCAGAGAAATTAGGAAAAAAATTAATGGATAAAGGCTTACAATTATTCACAAATTTACGGTCTAAAATGAAAAATAAGTTCATGAATCTCAGAGATAAAATACTACTGCGTAAAAGAGTTATTATTGAAACTGTAAATGATCAACTTAAAAATATATCTCAGATTGAGCACACAAGGCATAGATCAGTGAGTAACTTTTTGGTTAATACTCTTTGTGGAATTGCGGCTTATATGAGGCAACCTAAAAAGCCTTGTATTAGGATGTCTGATAAGGAAAGTTTAGAGCTAGTTACCAGCTAGAAAACCCAAAACTGGGGTTCTAAGAGCAAAAGATTTTTTCCTAAGAGTACAGAATAATCCATTGCTATTAGAGTTAATTGAAAGGTTTGTATCCATATTATATATCCTATAATTAAAAATATTTATTTTAATATTAATAAATAAAAACGATTATTTAATAATAATTGAAAGATTATATTTAATGAATATAAAAACCCTCTTGATAAAAAAAGGTTGCTACACAGTTTTATGCTTCTTTTCCGATAAATCCAAGAGCACTTCTGCCAAATTTCTCAGAAGATTGGATAAAATCTCGATTGAGATAAGAGCAAATTTTTCTTTGGTTTAATCCTTTCTCTTTTATAAGAACAAAAATGTATTTATAAATTTATTTTTTAAAAATTCTATTTTTCTTATAATTTAATAAATTCTTCAGGACATATATGCAAAAAGAAAAAAGCAGTTCATTAGTTTCTAAAGGTTTATCCTTTGAAGAATTCAAAAAGATCAATCAACATGGAATTGAATACTGGAGTGCTAGGGAACTCCAATCCCTTCTAGGATATTCTCAGTGGAGACGCTTTGAAAATGCCGTTAAAAAAGCTGAGGAATCATGCAAACAATCAGGAAATGATCCAAAGCATCACTTTGCCAGCGCCGGCAACCCAATAACAAATGGGAAAGGACGCACTCAAATCATTGATGATTACCATCTTTCTCGTTTTGCTTGTTATCTGATTGCCCAAAATGGAGATCCCAGAAAGCCAGAAATTGCTCATGCTCAAAAGTATTTTGCTATTCAAACTAGGCGACAAGAGCTCTCCGATGCCGCTGCTGCTGATCTCGAACGTTTAGAATCACGCAAACAAGCTTCAGAAGAATTTAAAGCTTTATCTGGAGCTGCACGTGATGCAGGAGTACAAGATAGAATGTTTGGCGTTTTTCATGATGCTGGCTACAAAGGGCTTTATGGAGGTCTTAGCTCTGATGCAATTAAAGCTCGTAAAGGGATTCCTCCAAAAGAACAACTCATGGACCGCATGGGAACCACAGAGTTGATTGCTAATCAATTTCGCATGTCACAGACAAGGGAAAAACTTAAAAGAGAAAATATCAAAGATCAAAGAGATGCAATAGAGACTCATGAAGCTGTAGGAAAAGAGGTTCGAGCAGCTATTGCTAAAATTGGTGGTACCCTACCTGAAAATATTCTTCCCGCAGAACACATCAAAAATGTTAAGAAGAGACTCAAAAATACTAAACCAAAGTTAATTTTAGATTCTAAGAATGTGGGAAGTTTAATCTCTTCAGACCTTTAAAAAAGTACTTGGCTCATTAAAAGAAATAGTAGAAGCTTGGAATATGCAAAAAGATCAGACCCTAACAGGACCTTCAAACCAACATTTGAAATATGGAATTGGGTATATTCTTGTTGCCTGGTTCTTTATTACTGCTATGGCAACTCTTTCTCGTTTTGCAAGCAGTCATATTTCTCTTCCTATGGTTATTTTCTTTCAAAATTTTATCAGTTGGGTAACAGTTCTTCCTTGGATTTTTAAGCACGGATGGAAGGCTCTTCACACTAAGCATATGGGCCTTATTATCGTCCGATCTCTGGCAGGGCTGCTCTCTTTTTCTTTTTTATTTCTTGCTGTTCAACGAACCTCTCTTGTCGATGCAGTCCTTTTAAATAATGCTGCTCCTCTTTTGGTCCCATTTGTTGCTTGGATTTGGTTAAAACTCCCTATTAACCACAAATTGTGGCCTGGGATTATATGTGGATTTCTTGGAATTCTTTTCATTTTAAAACCAGGCAAAGAAATCATCAACCCAGGAGCTTTGTATGGCTTGGCAGCCGCTGTTACTCTAAGCATTGTAATGATTGCTCTTAGACGTTTATCGCACACTGATAGAAACCATACAGTGCTGTTTTATTATTTTCTCTTCTTTTCTCTGCTTGCCTCTAAGCATTTATTGGTGGACGACACCGAATTTTTTAGAGTGGATGCAAATTGTATGTATTGGAATACTTTCTGCTGCTGGACAATGGTGTTTAGTTAGAGCATTTCATCATGCTAAACCCTCTCTATTAGGACCCTTTTGTTATGTTGCGGTTATTTATTCAGGCTTTTTTGAATGGGCTTTATATGGCAAAATTCCAGATTGGATGGGTTGGGTTGGAATCTTTTTGGTTTGTCTAGGTGGAATTTGGACGATTCGATTTAGTCGCCTCCCTTCTAAAGCTTCTTGAAAAGATTAGAGTCATTGCCTGTTTCGTATCTTTTTGAATCGCTTGACTCTAATTTCAGTTGTACGATTTTCTCGTATAACTGAGTAAAGTCTTCTTTTAACCC encodes the following:
- a CDS encoding transposase; the protein is LIINEVGEILAFQLTPGNASDVSVAEVLSQGITGNLYGDKGYISEKLGKKLMDKGLQLFTNLRSKMKNKFMNLRDKILLRKRVIIETVNDQLKNISQIEHTRHRSVSNFLVNTLCGIAAYMRQPKKPCIRMSDKESLELVTS
- the dinD gene encoding DNA damage-inducible protein D → MQKEKSSSLVSKGLSFEEFKKINQHGIEYWSARELQSLLGYSQWRRFENAVKKAEESCKQSGNDPKHHFASAGNPITNGKGRTQIIDDYHLSRFACYLIAQNGDPRKPEIAHAQKYFAIQTRRQELSDAAAADLERLESRKQASEEFKALSGAARDAGVQDRMFGVFHDAGYKGLYGGLSSDAIKARKGIPPKEQLMDRMGTTELIANQFRMSQTREKLKRENIKDQRDAIETHEAVGKEVRAAIAKIGGTLPENILPAEHIKNVKKRLKNTKPKLILDSKNVGSLISSDL
- a CDS encoding DMT family transporter; its protein translation is MQKDQTLTGPSNQHLKYGIGYILVAWFFITAMATLSRFASSHISLPMVIFFQNFISWVTVLPWIFKHGWKALHTKHMGLIIVRSLAGLLSFSFLFLAVQRTSLVDAVLLNNAAPLLVPFVAWIWLKLPINHKLWPGIICGFLGILFILKPGKEIINPGALYGLAAAVTLSIVMIALRRLSHTDRNHTVLFYYFLFFSLLASKHLLVDDTEFFRVDANCMYWNTFCCWTMVFS
- a CDS encoding EamA family transporter — protein: MPLSIYWWTTPNFLEWMQIVCIGILSAAGQWCLVRAFHHAKPSLLGPFCYVAVIYSGFFEWALYGKIPDWMGWVGIFLVCLGGIWTIRFSRLPSKAS